The genomic segment CAAATTGAGAATATGCCCGCACTTGTAACAAAAGAGCCGGACTGGTCTATGGTGGAAAAAGCAGAAAATCTCTTGCTGCAATCCGGTGCTACCATTATTCATTCCGAATCAGACAGAGCCTTTTACAGACTTTCGAGCGATAGTATTCACCTGCCGCCCAAAGCGCAATTCAAATCCGCCGCCCATTACTATGCCACGGCTCTACATGAACTCGGCCACTGGAGCGGCCACCCTTCAAGACTTGATCGGGATCTGGGGCATCCTTTTGGTTCAGAGGCTTATGCCAAGGAAGAACTGAGGGCTGAAATCGCCAGCATGCTCATGGGGGCAGAACTCGGCATTGGTCACGACCCTTCGCAACATACTGCTTATATCAAGTCATGGATTCGTGTTTTGGAGGATGATCCCCTCGAAATTTTCAGAGCCTCTGCGGACGCGGAAAAGATATTCAATCACATCTGTGCTCTTGATCAAGTTCAGGAAATCCATCAGGCACAGCCCATAGAAACCAGGGAGGACAGTACCATTGTGAGATCAGATATGAAAAATGAACAACTCACCACTGAAAAGACCTGGCTAAGTATTCCCTTCAAAGAAAAAGAAGTAGCCAAAGCCCAGACAGGCAAACTGCCTGATGGCACATCAGCCATTGCTTGGGATAAAGCCCGGAAATGCTGGTACGCAAACCCCGGTGTTCCTTTAGATAAAATCAAGACATGGCTGCCAAACTCTCAGGCGTTAGCCCAAGACGAAGCCATCTCGCCAGAAGATGAATTCAAAGAAGCACTGATTGGTATGGGTGCAATGGTCTCAGGCAAGCCCCCTGTCATGGATGGCAAGCCGCATAGAATTGAAATGGACGGAGACAAGCAAGGTGAAAAAGCCGGATTCTATGTGGCGCATTTAGACGGTATCCCCGCTGGCTACATCAAAAACAACCGCACGGGTGTTGAGCTGAAATGGAAAAGCAAAGGTTATGTCTTAACCGATGAACAAAAGTCAGCCCTTAAATCCAACGCTTTGCAAAATCAAAAAAATCGCGAGCTTGAGATTGAAGACCTTCAAAGAAGCACGGCGGTCAAGCTCAGAGAAAAGCTGTCCCTGATGAATGAGTTAACCGAGCCAACCCCTTATCTAAAAGCAAAAGGGATTCAGGTTCATTCTGGCGTTTATACGGATGAAGACAAGCACTTAACCTGCATTCCTGCTACTGATATTGAGGGCAACCTATGGACAGTTCAGTATATTGACGAGGATGGCACCAAACGCTTTGCCAAAAACGCAAGAAAAGAAGGCTGTTTTCATGTCTTGGGTGGACTGGATAAACTCGCCAATGCCCCTGTGATCGTCATTGCCGAAGGCTACGCCACGGCGGCAACGATTAAAGAGGCAACAGAGCTGCCAGCCGTTGTTTCAGCCTTTGACTCAGGTAATCTTAAGTCCGTCGCCAAAGCCTTGCATGAAAAATACCCTCATATCCCGATGATGATTGCTGCCGATGACGACAAACATATTGAGCAAAGCAATGGCATGAACCCGGGCAAAGAAAAGGCCACAGAAGCCGCCAAGGCCGTCAATGGCCTGATTATCCTGCCAATCTTTGCGCCCAATGAACAGTCTGAAAACCCCAGGAAATTTAGCGATTTTAATGACATGGCCAAGAATAGTCGCCTGGGCGTGGAGGGTGTTAAGCGACAGTTTAAGTCGAAAATGGAAACGCTCACAAAAAAACATAATCTATTGCGCTACTCTTTAGGGGGTAATGTGCTACATGCTCGGTATAATTGATCATTGTCATTTATAAAATAATACATCTTCAACACTTGACCTTGCCCTAAGGTCAATCTTTATAATGATTCCAATTTACTGGAGTTATTTATGATTTATAAAATTAAACAGCTGGCAGAAATGTCGTCTGTCAGCACTAAAACGTTAAGGTATTATGACAAAATTGGATTGCTTAAGCCCGCATATTGTGCGAAAAATGGTTATCGATTCTATACGAATGATCAACTATTAATGTTGCAGCAAATTTTATTTTTCCGTGAAATTGGTTTTAAGCTTAAGGATATAGGGGAAGTAATTAACTCTACGGAATTTGATAAGATTAGCGCACTTAAAATACACAAAAAAAATATAATTAAATCCATATTAAAATCCAGGGCTCTTATTGAAACAATTGATAAAACAATTGGTTATCTAAACAGTGAAATCACCTTAAAAGAAAATGAATTATACATGGGCTTTGAACACGAGCAGCAAAAATCAATGGTAACTTATCTAAGTAGAAAAATGGGTGAAAATGCCAATAATATAATTGAGCAATGTAAAAATAATGTTAAAGAGCTGAATGCGAATGATTTGAATGTCATGCAAGAAGAAACCGGGATTTGGTGCCAGGCATTTAGAGATGCAATACGGGCAGGTCTTTTACCAGATTCTGTTCAAGTGCAGGCACTTGTAGATCAATATTATCAATTGAGAGTTAAACGATTTTGCAATGCGTCAAAGGATGACTTTATTGGAATGATAAAGGCTGAAATCAGTCATCCTGAGTATGAAAAGCAATACGCACTTGTTCATAAAGACTTTGCAAGCTACTTTCTTAAATCGGTCATTACATACGCTAATAATAACCTATAGGAGATAAACCATGATGTACGGGGAATTATGCACACAATTTTACGACGCAGATAAGGAGTTCGCACAGAGCAATGAATTGCAATTATATCAGGATTTGTTTGGTAAAAATGATGTGCTATTTGAGCCCATGTGCGGTTCAGGAAGGTTACTAATCCCATTAATGCAACTTGGATATACTGTGCACGGTTTGGATAATTCGCCATCAATGTTAGCAAGTTGCAGACATCGAGCAGAGAAATTAAATCTCATCCCAATTTTAACCGAGGGGACGCTTGAAGATTTCTCAAACAATACAAAATTTAATGGTATTGTTATTCCACTTGGCTCATACCAATTATTTTATCCACGAGAACATGCATACAAGGCCTTACAGATATTTCATAACCTTTTGTTTCCAGGAGGTAAATTGGTAATGGATTTATTTATTCCATGGGAGGCTATGTTTGAGAACGCAGAGCTTGATACCAGCGCAAGAAAAGTCCAACTACATCAAGGGGAAATCATTGAAATTTATAATGAGACAAGCGCCAATAAATTTGAACAGCATTTGTTGAGCAAAACACAGTACAAGAAATATTCAAATGATACATGTCTTTTGGAAGAAAATGAGCAAATGGATATATTATGGTACTATCCTTTTGAAATGAGGCTCATGTTGGAAAAATATGACTTTAAAAACATCAAATTTGTGACCCGGTATCTTAATGGTGGAGATCATCTGACATTTATTGCTGAGGTATAATGTGTTCCGTGAGTTTTCGGCAAACGTGCGTGACTATGTAAGCTGCGAGCGACTACCCTGTAGCCTTTAAATTTCCATTTTTTGGAGGCTATTGATGAATCTCCCGACAACATCAACCCTGTTGACCCTTGAAGAAGTCAAAGAACATTTTGAGCACTGGCGCAAAACCCAAACCCGGCAAGGCTAACTCGTTATGTTAAATTTATCAATAGGTTGTCAGGAATATGCGCATAATATTTTGATTAGGGGCGGGGTTGGTTATATAGCCGAAAAGTCACCCTTTACGGGTATGATAATTAATTTTTTAAATACATATTGCTGTCTGTATGTTGGATTGTATGTGAGGTTAATTGTGGGAAAATATGTTTTATATAAAATAGTGCTTGTTGGTGAGTCGAGGTCCGGAAAAACTGCCTTGCGGTTGAGATATATTGATCAGAGGTTTACTGACGCTTACATGCGCACAATAGGCTTGGATTTTTCACAAAAAACCAGGGCTGACGATGAATGTGAAATAACACTTGCTATCTGGGATATCGACGGAGATAACCGAGAGCACCTGATTACAAGAGGTGTTTCCCGGGGCTGTCATGGCCTCATTGTCAATTTTGATTTGAGTAGCCTTGATTCGTTCCAACGTCTTGAGCAATACATGGAAAGGGCCGTAAAACCCAACTACCCGGAAAATGCCACGATCATGCTGGCCGCCAATAAATCGGATTTGGATCCTGCAGTTGACAAGGAAGCCATTTCGCAGTTCGTGCAGGAATGGAACCAGAAGAATCCGACACATCAGATACGACGGTTTTTTGCAACCAGCGCGAAAAAGAATACCGATGTGACCGAGCTTTTCGATGAGACTGTGTTGGAAATTTTGCGTTCCAGCCACTCGAAAGCACCGGACGAAATGGCTTCCCTTGCGCCTGACTTGAAAACTCAATTTAAACAGGCATATGAAGCGAAGCTGGAGTCAGACCGCGGCAAACTTTGCGGCCTTTTTCGGTTTTTTGCAAAATCGCGAATAGAAGATCGATTGGACAACATGAGTCTTTCCGATATACTTCGTCATGCAAAAAGTGCAAATAACAGAAGCCGTGCCGTATGTGTGGCACTGGGCTGGCTGACCCCACAGGGGCATTTGGCGAGCAGTCTGCCTGAAGCGGCTTCTGAAGAACTTGAGAATGCCGAATCGCAAAATCGGCTTGCCAATTTACGCGCAAAATATCAGCTGAATTAAGTGAAAACTGGTAGGTAACAGGATCACAGCAATGTGGAGTGGCTACTCGACTTCTACTCACCCACGACCCCTCTATGGTTAATAACGGAGGAAGTCAAGGTACGTGTGCAAATGGGTCACTTCACTTTTATCCATGGTGACCTTGTCCGGAATGCCATTTGAGCCAATCGCTTTCTCAAAAAAAGCCCGTGCTGCTGGCTCATCACGTTTTTCTGATAGCATGAAATCAACGGTATTACCTTCCTTATCAACGGCACGGTACAAGTACACCCATTGGCCTTTAACATTAATATATGTCTCATCCATGCGCCATGAAATCCCAACAGGGCTCTTATGGCGCTTGCGGAATTCATCCTCCAGTTGAGGAGCACCATCAATCACCCAGCGATTGATGGTGGAATGATCTACTTTTAACCCGAGTTCCAGAGCCAACTCCTCAATATCACGGTAACTCAATGCATACGCCAGGTACCATCTGATCAGCATCAATATGATATCCTGCTTAAAATGCCTCCACTTGAAACTGAGCATCGTTGAGAGCTCCCATGACATAATACGGATATTATCCCGGCTGACAACTTTTTGCGACAGAACCGGCCTTGGGTATATGGGCAAATTCGAAAAAGCGCCTTTGTCTTTCCTATAAACGGGTGCAAGTGATCCGGTGAAGCCTTCCCTCTATTCGAACTGTCGTCGGTAAAATAATTTCGCCAGTTTTCGCTGATTCCTGCGTATTGCAGCATTAATAATCGCTCGAGGAATCTTTTTTTATACCTGCCCTTCATCTTCCAGCTGATGGCCTCGCCAATAGGCAGTCTATCTTTGTTAGCGATGAGCTCCTCGAGAGGGAAAGTTGCAAAACTAAATTCGATATCGTTTTCTTTGGCATGCTCCTCTATGAGCGTTATGGCCTTGCGGACCACCGGACACCCGGCACCGTCTTTAGTCTTTCCACCACAACATCAAAGCCAAGAGAGGGATGCCAATCTGCGTTGCTATGGCGACGGTGATGGCGGCCAGAAAATCCCAAGGAATGAGACTTTGTTTTTTCGGCCTCCAGCTCCAGACAACATAAAACATAAATAGATAGATGAAAAAGGAGAAGTAGATTAATGAGGAGTAGGCAGGTTGCGTGCTGCAATAAGCCAATATAAAGAATATAGCAGCGCCTGCACTACTAATAAGTAAGCCCGACCGACTCGTTGCTCTGACATATCCAACAAAGCCAAAGAATATATAAAGTATCCCTGCCACAGTGTTCCATCCAGTTTGGCAGTCAAAAAAGTCAAAACAGTCAAAATAAGACCCGGTCAACCACATTCCCAGGCATCCTAATACAAAACCAACGATGATAATGGCAATCAATTGTCTACCCTTTTTATTAATACGCCCTTTCAACCGCGAAGTGCAACAGCGGTTATAAAATGAACATGAACTAGAGTGAGTCACGTGAAGTTGATAGTCTCAAAGGTGCGAACCAAAGGAGATTATCATGGCAGCAGGCTACCATCACGTGACTCGAGACATAAGGTGTCAGATTTACGCTCTGAAATCAATGGGGCAATCACTGAGCAAAATTGCCTTGGCCGTTGGACGTGACAAGTCAACGATTAGTCGTGAAATATCACGTAATACAGGCGGACAGGGCTATCGTTATAAGCAATCTGACGAGAAAGCAAAAGCGCGTCGTAGTGACGCCAGCCAGGCACCGAAAAAGCTAACGAAAGAGATGCAGAGCACCATCAGGGAAAAACTGCTTGAGGACTGGAGTCCTGATCAGATTTCAGGCCGATTAAAGCTTGAAGGTAAGGCGATAAGCCATGAAACCATCTACCAATTTGTCTGGCGCGACAAACGCCGGCGGCAAGCTGTATAAGCATTTACGGCATCGAGGCAAGCGCTACAACAAACGCTCAGCGTGCCGCTCAGTTTTTCCTGATAGGTAACGGGGTCCAGAATCTCAATAAAGAGTTTTGCCGTGTTGTCACGGTGAATGCATTACCCTGCTTTCTACAAAAAAACCAATTTTTGACAAAGATGGCAATATTGCTGGAATCATGGGCAACACCATTGATATCACGTACTTAAAAAAAATAGAAGCGGAGCTGATAGAAGCAAAAAATGCTGCCGAGGTGCCTATTCCGACGAAGTGGATCAGAAATTCCGAAGGAAGTGGATCACTGATTCCGACGCATCTGGATCACTAATTCCGAACGATGTGGATCGCTAGGAGCGAAGCGACGCCTATATTAGTTGAATTAGTTTATTTAACCCATGGCAGTTACACAGAATAATTTACAGGGTCGTATTTTCACAACTTGTCTGGGGTTTCTTTTTATGACAATTTCCGTCTTACTCGAAAAATGTTCCGTCGCACATGGTAATCAGGTTTGAGTCTTTGCCGCTCCAGCTTATCATGTGCATGATCCGACAATAACACTTCACTTCCTCTGGAGAACTGAACCACATCGAGTTGGGACAGGTCTCGCAAGCTGTTTTGATTTTCGGCCGGCGTGCCGCTTTGAGTGCGGTGAGGGTTGGGCTTTGTTCCTGTTTTTCCCTGCTTTCCTCGCTCTCCCGGTTTAGCAACTCCATCGTTGCCAACAACTCCTCTTCCATGACCATATCGGTTTCGTCTTGCATGTTCATAATTTGCCTCCTGTTTCAGTTTGGTACGTTGGGTTTCTATATCCGGATCAACAAAAGTAATTGGGAGGTTATGTTGAATCACAATTTGCAGGATTATTTTTTTAAAAAGCGGCGAGCCATTTACACGAATACAATTGCCATATCGCTGCTGCGCCATCTCCAGCGCTTTTATTAATGTGTCAATCGAACCGCCTTTGGAAATTTTGATCTCATGGCCGTTATTTCGAATAACAGCCTTATCGATTTTGTATATTTCCGTGCCTTCCTTAGTAATTGAGTCAATGAAATTGATATCGACTGGAGACTTATCTGCTCTGTTCCCCGACAGGGAATATTTATCTTTGTTTTTTCGATTCTGAAAACGTAGTGCGGTTAAAGCATCCTGGTCACCATTCTCTGCCTTGTATCTTAGCCAATCAGCCCAGGTTCGATTCTGATGCCCGTCAATCTGGTTTTGGCGTTGGTTGGAATAGTTGTTACGGATTTTCTCAATCTCAGCGAGGAGCGTCTTGCTGATTTGCGTATAGAGATATTTTTTCTGCATGACCGGCATTTTCATTAACTTCAAGGCTTTTCTTTTTAATCGGGCTCGGCTTTTGGCTATTTCAATGGCGGATGCCTTGGCTGTCCGCAGTTTTTTGAGTTTATCGGTGAGGATGATTTTGTTCTTAAGCCTTTCATCACGATATCGGGCATACATCTCGGAATTGGACAAGCTCTTGTTAAGTGGTTCATAGCGATAAGTATTTGTTGAATTGGATTCGCTCTGAAATGAGGAAGGTATAAATTTCCCCAATTTGGACAACAAGTTCTTTTTTGAGAAAGTCCGGGAAACAGAGCTGGCTTTAATCATCAACCCTTTCTTGTCACAGAAAACAAATCCATTGGCTCGGAGTTTAATGGACAACCCATGCGCTGCCAGGGTCTGGTGAAGACCATTCCAGCTGTTGGTCGCCTCTATTTGATCCTTGCAATGGCGTTTCATCCAGTTAATCAGGCTTTCAATACCGGAATGCTGCTCCATGTCATCGGCTAAATTTTCAGACCGTCCTTTTCGTGTTTGATGATTGGTTATTACCAGTCCATACTCAATTTCCAATCGAGTTGCCACCTCCGCAAAGGTTTTATAGGCCCTGTATGGCTCAATCATATTGAGGGTTTTGGGGTGGATTTTATTGATGGCGACATGGATATGAAGGTTATCCGTGTCATGATGGACGGTGCTGATTCTTTGGTGATCTTTAAATCCAACAGAAGATACAACCTGCTCTTCGATGACGTTTAACAGTTTATCAGACAGAACTTCCCCTACGGCAAAAGAGATCAATAAATGATAAGTTTTATCCGCTGAAGCTCGTTGATTTTTGGCCTGGGTTGCCAAAACTTCCTGAACTGCCCAGAGGGGATCGATACTGTTGCAATTTGCCAGGCTAATTTTACCCACCCGTTCCTGCTTGTCCTGAGGATTAGTGATGTATTGGACGAGGCAAGAAAAGCTGCTCAGTCGTGTAGTCTTCATGGGGATATGGCGAATAATCATAGCTTTTTCACCACATCAAACATTGCCTCCTGCAAAACCCTGATTTTCTTGAGCAGGGTCATTATCGTGGCATGGTCAAAATGGGCGACACGCTTATCCTGAGTCAACCAGAGTTTTAACAACCCACCAAGCCTGCCAACATCGGCATTGATTTTAGCCAGCTGGATTACATGGTCTTTATCAATAGCACTTTGCAGCTGATAGCCAAGGCTGATCCGTCTTAGGTATTCCGCAATTGACAAACCAGCATTGGCCGCATTGGCTTTAATTTGTGTTTCTTCATCGGGAAGAACAGGAACGCGCAGGTGACGACCGTTTTTTCTGGTGGGGGATTTGACTATATTGTCCATAAGGATGCTGACCTCTTAACAAAGTGGTTTGCAATCCTTTGGGTATCAAGTTATGACCTCAAATCACTGGATCCCCGTTGAGCACCGAAGGTGCGAATAAGGCTTGTGAAGGTTGATGACCAGCTTGCTGGTTAGCTAACTTCACCTATCTTGCCCAGTGTTTTGAGTTCACTAAGCGTCATCGTATCAGGTAATTTTATGTAATTTCAAGCTTATTTTATGAAACACCATGTAAATTACGGACAATTACCATAAATTACGATAAATCACACTTGAGTGCGTTTAAGCAGAAACTTAATTACGCCAAAAAGAAAGAAAGTTACACAATCTATTGCAGATCAGGGGGAGATTGCATATTATCGGAGATAACAATAATAATTTGATGATATGACATGGGAAGCTCTCTCAGCGAACGAATCGCAGCAAAGCAGGTGGAAAGAAAAGTCTCTGATAAGTCCGTCAATAAAGCCGCTTTTCTCGCACTCAAACAAGATATCGCTGCAGCATTGGCTGATGGTTGGTCTATAAAGCTTGTCTGGGAAACGCTGGTTGAAGAAGGCAAAATCTCATTTTCATACAAAACATTTTGTGGCTATGTGGCACGTTTGATTGTTACAGAACAAAAGCCATCAATGCAGGAAAACACCAAGGATGATGACAAGGCTAAGAGTAAAGCAAAAACCGAAATTCGAGGCTTTACTTTTAATCCCAAACCCAACCTGGAGGAACTCTTGTAATGGCAAAAATTCATATCACACTGCAAGGCAAAGGCGGTGTTGGCAAATCATTTATTTCAGCAACCACAGCCCAGTACAAACAGCACAAAGGTCAAACCCCACTCTGTATTGACACCGACCCAATCAATTCAACCTTTCATGGCTTTAAAGCTTTAAACGTCAACCATGTTCAAGTCATGAGCGGTGACGAAATCAACCCCCGGTTGTTTGATATCCTTATCGAAAAAATTGCGTCTACCACTGAAGATGTAGTCATCGATAATGGCGCCAGTTCTTTTGTACCGTTCTCACACTACCTTATCAGCAATGAGGTTCCGGCATTACTACAGGAATTAGGCCATGAAATAGTCATCCACACCGTCATTACCGGCGGTCAAGCTATGTTTGATACCATTAACGGCTTCGCCCAACTGATTGATCAGTTTGAAAATGAAGCCCAATTTGTCGTCTGGCTCAATCCCTATTGGGGAGAGATAGAGCATGAAGGCAAATCCTTTGAGCAACTGAAAGCCTACCGCGATAACAAAGACAAAATATCAGCTCTAATCCAAATACCCGATCTGAAAAAAGAAACGTACGGCCGGGATTTAACGGAGATGCTGCAACAAAAGCTGACTTTTGACGAAGTGCTGGGTACGCCAGAAAAAAACATCATGACTCGTCAGCGATTAAAAATCGTACGCGACCAGCTGTTTGGGCAGTTAGATAATGCTCGGGTGATCTAATGACTGATCAATTTGATGCAGTGATTCGTGATATTGCTATCAAGCATGGGGTGGTTTTAAGCAAGGATGATCCGATTCTAATCCTGCAGACCATGAATGACAGATTGATTGAAGAAACCCGACAGGCTCAAGCAGCCATGCTGGCACAGTTCAGAGAGGAAATGGAGAGCATTTCCTCTCAATGGAAAGTTGATGCCAAAGAAAAGGCTGAGAAAGTACTTAATGCCGCTTTAGCTAGTAGTAAAGAAGCTATGAACAAAATGCTGAGGGAAGCTACCAATGAATTTGTTCACGTCATCAAAAATGTGATATCAGATTCACTGACAGAAGCAAAGAATTTGACTCAACAGACGAGTAAAGCAAATCGATTTACATTGTTGACATCAGTTTCAATGGTGGCTATTTCTTGTGCATTTATGTTGTACTTACTTATTAATTTTTCAAGGTAACTCATGTGTCCAATTGGAATACATATTTTTATCTCGAGTTTATAATCACACCATCTTTGCTCTCCCGTTGCTCGACTTGAATTAAATGATGGCTTCGTGTAGTATTCTTGGCCATTCAAATCTGTAAAGAGCAAATAATATGTTGAGTGCTACTGGGCTATGCAATTTGGGACTGGATTACTACATAAGAGAAGATAAAGATAGAGCGCCTGGCGATTATGAAAAAGCTCGTTTATGGTTCGAAAGGGCTTTCGAGAAAGCAAGCTCAGATGCCGCATTTTATCTAGGATTAATGTATCGAGATGGACACGGAGTAGCACCTGATTTCATCAAAGCCGTAGAATATTTTGAAGACAGTCAGGTGATTGCAGAAGAGTGGGAGGAAAAAGCTAGTCCACTCGAACGCTTGTCAGCAGATGAACTCTACAAAATCGGTGAGAGTTTTTATCTTGGACAAAATGGCGTACCTCAAGATTATTTGCGTGCCCGCATCTGGTTTGAAAGAGCCCAAAGCGGAGGATTCGCACAGACATTCGAACAAGGGTACGTAGAAGCCGGCTTTTACTTGGGTCTAATATACAGAGACGGCAAAGGAGTCGCGCCTGATTTCCTCAAAGCCATACAACATTTTGAAGACTGCCATGCGCTTGAAGTAGGGTTGGGGCAAGCAGACCCACTCGAACGCTTGTCAGCAGATGAACTCCGTGTAATCGGTAGAAACTTTTATTGGGGAGAAAATGGCGCACCCAAAAATTATTTGCGTGCCCGCACCTGGTTTGAAAGAGCAAGAAACAAAGGAGATGCAACTGCTTGCTATTATTTGGGAATGATACATCGATACGGTGATTGTGGGCCAATAAGCTACAGTAAAGCGCGAGCCTTTTATGAAGAAAGTGCCAAAAAAGGAGAGCCGAATGCAAAGAGATGTCTGGACGAACTGAATCAACTGGACGCTTATGAGCTGGTTAAAATAGCAGAACCGTATTATAAACCCGGGCCTGACTGTGATTACGATGAAGCCTGCGGGCTTTATGAATGGATACTCGAAAAAGGATTGGATTGTTTTAACCGGGTCCCAAAGCTTTTGAGCCTTGCTGTAGCTATTTTTAATCCCCTTTCGTCGAGACGTCAATTATATACAGAAATTTGTTTGCGAACGGGATTGATGTATATCAGTTCAAAACACCCAAAACCGGATTTTGATAAAGGGATCCGCTACCTGCATCGAGCGGCAAAACTGGGCTATATACCGGCGCAAAAAGCGCTGAACTCCTTAAAACCGGATAATACAACGTCTGCTCTCACGGCTTATGTCATAGGAAACGCTTTTAACCCGAACAGCTCAGACCACACGTTTCGTGAAATTACGCTCAAACCCAATGCTTCTCTGGCTCGTCTTTGGTATGAGGAGGCAGCAAGGAAAGGTGAATATCTTGCCTGTAACGAGCTCGGAGAAATGTATGAAAAAGGCGAAGGTGTAGCCGCCGATCCCGTTAAAGCAGCCCAATATTATCAAAAAGCCATCAATCTTGGGCATCCCGGCACCTGGAGGCTTGATTGCTTATTCATAAGCCACCCGGAAACGAGAGATAAGGCCGCAATCGATCCAACACTCACACTCGGCAAATCTTCA from the Legionella geestiana genome contains:
- a CDS encoding conjugal transfer protein TraM, which codes for MTDQFDAVIRDIAIKHGVVLSKDDPILILQTMNDRLIEETRQAQAAMLAQFREEMESISSQWKVDAKEKAEKVLNAALASSKEAMNKMLREATNEFVHVIKNVISDSLTEAKNLTQQTSKANRFTLLTSVSMVAISCAFMLYLLINFSR